TAAGGTTCATCTTCTTTCACTAACTTGTGGACAATCTTgattctttccctttccttatCCTTTGTTGAGGATGAACAATTCTTGGAGGGATGTGTAAGCCTCTGAGTCATACATTTTAGATTTCTAACATGTGGACTACTATGGTCTTCCCAAATGATGTTGCAAGGCATCAATCATTgcactttctctcttttctgcaCAAAATGATATAGAACAAAAAAAGTCCCTGCAGCCTGGAGAGGGAATCTTCTTATTCTTATGGTATATCTATACAATAAAGGGTATAGGATGAATGTAGGGGGTAAACCAAAAAGTGTTAAAGCTAAATGACACTTAATTTTTAAGGTATAGGATCATCTTTATCCGAAATAAAGTTACTATGGATAGTGGGAAGATTTCTACAAACTTGATGGAGcaagaattaataaaagtaGGGACTTCAATTATATATCCATATCAAATGCACTGAGGATTAGGATCGAAGAGTCTTAGTGAAATGTGCTATTTTCAGAAACTATTAATCAAGATCGACTAAAGAAGTCCTTTCTATAAAAATTGAAATGGGTGAGAACtgaagagaaaataagagagtAATAAGAGAgtactaaatgcaaccattaagAGGTCATTGGATAGTATAGAATCTATAGATGATGAATAACAGGGCAGGCTCTCTGGGAAGAGTTACTGGAATTCAATGGATCTAAAAGGGATAAATATGGGATTCAGATTCAAGTAAGGTAAAATGATATGTCATCCTTGTTAACAAAACCTCATCAACAGTCCTTATGGAGATCAAGGCAAGTATCTATATGAAGCCCCAAAACTTACAGGGACTCTTTCTTTGTAATTGtgttggggagggggagggtgCCAGGCAAGCAGGATAGTCGATCGGAAAGTGAATTTGGTTTTCTAACCTTCTTATGGTATCAACACAAACATGAATTTACAAGCAACACAGAAAGATGGCACCATCGTCAACTGACATTACCATTTGAACAAGAAGGCAAAATAGGCACTACTAGTCCCGGAGTTTTGATCTTTTTTATGGCTTTATTCTTGTTTGCAACTTATAAGGAACTGGAGTTTATCAATTATTTTCTTTGAGTCCCAAGTTGAAGTTCAAGTTGGAAAATACAGTAGTAGTTCAATCCTTAAATTTTATctgctggtggtggtggtgatgatgctGCAAATTTGCAACTCAGCCATACTGATAAAAATTGTTGCTTTTAACTATAGATGGTAACAGGATGGAAGAGAAGGTTGGATGGAATTGTTTCCCATGGCATTTAAAAACAAGGTTACACATACAAGAGTTCATTTTTCTTGACAAGTAATCTATCATTAATATAAGGTACCATTAGACTGTTCATTTAGATATAAAGAGTCTCATTCTGGTTGTGTATAGATTCATTTAATTGGCTGTTCCTTGATTTATATGAGCTGAAGAACATCAAAGGGGTAGAGGCAAACGGCTAACGAAAATCATATCACGCTAATGGGTCCAACCGAGATCGGGCCTGTGGATGATTTATTTTGATCCATTGACCTTGGGACAGCAAGAGTGAGCTCTAGGTCAGGTGACACCTTTGGAGCCATGGCATTCTTTATGTTGGAAGATCTCATCTCAGAATCTTCATATCCCCAAACAGGAACCACTGCGTGAAGGCATGAAGGCGATTTGGGGCATTTCATGTCTTGGCAGTGGCTATCTAAATTGGCACCTTTTCCTACCAAATTAAGATCTATCAGGGACAGAGTGTCTCTATGAACTTCATGCTGAGCAGTCACTCTAGTGAAAGATGGGGCTGTAATGGGCAATAAACCACATGAAATGGAGCCTTTATTACTCTTAGAACTGGTACTGTGAACATGAATATCTACTGGATTTCTGCTCCCAACCTgtcagaattaaggaaaaggaaaaaagaaagatgagaaGTTGAGTTGATCAGAGCTTCAAACAGTTTAGTGATTTGGAATGGTTACATATACCATGTCAAAGAGGCTAGACCGACGCTTCTTCTTGTTGAGGCTGCTCTGTCTAAGGAAATATTTTTGTGCATGGCTGGCAACTTGGGTTGGAGTCCTGGTAGTGACAAAATTCCTTGAGATGCCTCTCCAGTCACCCTTGCCAAGCTTCTCTAGCCCTGCAAGGAATGTCCTGTGCTCCTCCTCTGTCCATGGAACTCCTAACCAcccacccaccaaaaaaaaaacacccatCAGAGACCAAGAACTGTTCAGGAActagaatttaaaataaaaacaggacaattaatcataataaaatattataaatgGCTTTGAATTAAATTTCACATCTTTCTAGTTTCTGTAATCCAAATTTAGAAGAAAGTAACTATTGGAAATTATAACACACTTTAAAACAGCTTTAAACTGtgggattcctttttttttggagagaacTATTGTCTTCGGCTCTGTGCTTGTATTCTGACACTGTTTGGTTTTATTCCTTTGCTATGTAGATTATCTGGCTTAGGGGTGCTATTAAGCACTGttgttatttgtttttcttatttgaatgagtaTCTTTTC
This genomic stretch from Macadamia integrifolia cultivar HAES 741 chromosome 2, SCU_Mint_v3, whole genome shotgun sequence harbors:
- the LOC122057243 gene encoding transcription factor MYBS3-like; its protein translation is MGRKCSHCGNMGHNSRTCTIYRGSAVGGLRLFGVQLEIPSSSIAMKKSFSTDCLSTTSSALSSSPASSSSSSRISCDENSDKISRGYLSDGLMGRPQERKKGVPWTEEEHRTFLAGLEKLGKGDWRGISRNFVTTRTPTQVASHAQKYFLRQSSLNKKKRRSSLFDMVGSRNPVDIHVHSTSSKSNKGSISCGLLPITAPSFTRVTAQHEVHRDTLSLIDLNLVGKGANLDSHCQDMKCPKSPSCLHAVVPVWGYEDSEMRSSNIKNAMAPKVSPDLELTLAVPRSMDQNKSSTGPISVGPISVI